The Flavobacterium johnsoniae UW101 genomic interval CTCTACCATTTTACGATCGGTAAGTGATTCAAAAGAATTTTCACCCTCAAAAGGCATAAATAAAGTACAAGTAAAACTTCCGTCAAGATTAGGAAGTGCAATTAACATGTACTCGCCTCTCGGCCAAATATGGAAAGAGTTTTTGTCTAATTTATGTGTTCTATCTGCATTTGCGGGGATATTCAATTCTTTATATCCCATATTTAAAAATTCCTGAGAATAATTAAACATGCTTTGGCGCTGCATTCTGTGGCGGATTCTCGAAAAAGCTCCATCGGCTCCAAAAACCATATCGTATTTTCGTTCTTCCCACTCGCCTCTTTCGCTTTCGCCAATGTGCAGAGTTGCATCACTAAGGGTTACATCCCATATTTTTTGCTCAAAATAAAATTCGGCTCCGGCATTTTCGGCTAAATCAATCATTTTGCGATTTAGTGTTCCTCTGGAAATAGAATAAATCGACTCGCCTTCCTGTCCGTAATTCTGAAAATTAAGTTTATCGACCAAATGAATGGCGCGTTTATCCATAGGAATTGCAATTTCCCGAACTGCATCTCCAACACCAACGCCATCGAGAGCCTTCCAGCCTCGGTTTGACATTGCCAGATTAATAGAACGGCCTGAAAAATTTATTTTTCGAATATCAGGACTGCGATCATAAACATGAACGGTGTGACCTGCTTTTTTAAGATAAATTGCCAGCAGCGATCCTACAAGACCAGAACCAACGACAGCAATTTTTAGTGAAGTTTGCATCAAGGAAAATCTAATATATAAGATCGTAAAAATAAGTAATAATTATAGATAAGCTTTAAAATAAGTAAATTATTTACTCCTGGCTGTTCACAACCGTTTTCAAATTTGTTAGGATTCACAGTTAATTTACAAATATAACAAAATGTTATTTTATTTGATTTATTTAAGGATTTTAAACAATTAATTTCGCTTTAGGTTTTACCTTAATATATACATCAAAATTATGAACAGCGAAATCTTACAATCCGAAATCATTATAGAAAACGAAAGAGCACTATTAATCCCTTTTGAAAATGAAAGAAACATTGAACTTAAGGATATTATTTTTGATGATGAAATCTGGAAATATATGGGAATGTATGTTCGAAACGATCAGGATTTCGAAAATTATATTCAAAATACGCTGC includes:
- a CDS encoding FAD-dependent oxidoreductase, which codes for MQTSLKIAVVGSGLVGSLLAIYLKKAGHTVHVYDRSPDIRKINFSGRSINLAMSNRGWKALDGVGVGDAVREIAIPMDKRAIHLVDKLNFQNYGQEGESIYSISRGTLNRKMIDLAENAGAEFYFEQKIWDVTLSDATLHIGESERGEWEERKYDMVFGADGAFSRIRHRMQRQSMFNYSQEFLNMGYKELNIPANADRTHKLDKNSFHIWPRGEYMLIALPNLDGSFTCTLFMPFEGENSFESLTDRKMVEDFFEKNFPDSIEVIPELANDFFKNPTSTLVTMKCFPWTYEDKIALIGDACHAIVPFYGQGMNAGFEDITVLNEMIEKFGDDWKKIFTEYQISRKPNADAIAELSYRNFMEMSTKTADEKFLLQKKIEKVFSDKHPDKWIPLYSRVTFSDRPYAEALAIGDFQNGIMEEVLKLDNIENIWNTPEVENKILELLQK